One Tachysurus vachellii isolate PV-2020 chromosome 8, HZAU_Pvac_v1, whole genome shotgun sequence genomic window carries:
- the LOC132849922 gene encoding E3 ubiquitin-protein ligase TRIM35-like, whose translation MASKFSEEDFSCSVCCEIFKDPVVLHCSHSVCKVCLQQFWETKGSRECPVCRTKSSMSDPPISLALKNLCETFLQERSQRSSSGSETACSLHSEKLKLFCLDDQQLVCLVCRDSRKHTNHKFCPIDEASTDCKEELKTALKPLQEKLKIFTDCKLNWSQTAEHIKIQAQKTVCQIKEQFEKLHQFLRDEEAVRITALREEEEQKSQMMKEKIEKLSRDISSLSDTIRAIEEEMRAEDVLFLQNYKATVKRAQCTLQHPEELSGALIHVAKHLANLKFRVWEKMQDTVQYMPVTLDLNTVHPGLVVSNDLTSVIHNCYFGQMKLPDNPERFATNTCILGSEGFNSGTHCWDVEVGDCIHWYVGVMTESAQRKGDVFSRGGIWYVTYYDGVYKAGYTPRIFGFLSVEQKLQRIRVKLDWERGQLSFSDPLTNTHMHTFKHTFTDKLLPFLFVTDTDFPLKILPVHCSVRVNQIS comes from the exons atggcttCTAAGTTTTCAGAGGAGGATTTCTCCTGTTCTGTGTGCTGTGAAATCTTCAAGGATCCTGTTGTTCTGCACTGcagtcacagtgtgtgtaaagtgtgtttgcAGCAGTTCTGGGAGACCAAAGGATCCAGAGAATGTCCTGTTTGTAGGACAAAGTCATCTATGAGTGATCCTCCCATAAGTCTGGCCTTAAAGAACCTGTGTGAGACTTTTTTACAGGAGAGAAGTCAGAGATCTTCATCAGGGTCTGAAACAGCCTGCAGTCTGCACAGTGAGAAACTCAAACTTTTCTGTCTGGATGATCAGCagttggtgtgtttggtgtgtcgGGATTCAAGAAAACACACCAACCACAAATTCTGCCCCATTGACGAGGCATCAACAGACTGTAAG gAGGAGCTCAAAACTGCACTGAAGCCCCTACAGGAGAAACTGAAGATCTTTACAGACTGTAAACTGAACTGGAGTCAGACTGCAGAACATATAAAG ATTCAGGCCCAAAAGACAGTGTGTCAGATTAAGGAACAGTTTGAGAAACTTCACCAGTTTCTACGAGATGAAGAGGCAGTCAGGATCACTGcactgagagaggaagaggagcagaagagtcagatgatgaaggagaagattgagaagctgagcagAGACATATCATCTCTTTCAGACACAATCAGAGCCATAGAAGAGGAGATGAGAGCTGAAGACGTCCTGTTCTTACAA aactacaaggcCACAGTGAAAAG AGCCCAGTGCACACTGCAGCATCCAGAGGAGCTTTCAGGAGCACTGATCCATGTGGCAAAACATCTGGCCAACCTGAAGTTCAGAGTCTGGGAGAAGATGCAGGACACTGTCCAATACA TGCCTGTAACTCTGGATCTGAACACTGTTCATCCTGGACTCGTTGTGTCTAATGATCTCACCAGTGTGATACACAATTGTTATTTTGGTCAAATGAAGCTTCCTGATAATCCAGAGAGATTTGCTACAAATACATGTATCCTGGGCTCTGAGGGCTTTAACTCAGGGACACATTGCTGGGATGTTGAAGTTGGAGACTGTATACATTGGTATGTGGGTGTGATGACAGAATCTGCTCAGAGGAAGGGGGATGTATTTTCTAGAGGTGGTATTTGGTATGTGACTTATTATGATGGTGTATATAAAGCAGGTTACACACCTAGGATATTTGGTTTTCTCTCAGTAGAACAAAAACTCCAGAGGATCAGAGTGAAACTGGACTGGGAAAGAGGACAGCTGTCATTCTCTGACcctctcactaacacacacatgcacactttcaaacacacatttactgacAAATTGCTGCCATTTCTATTTGTTACTGATACAGATTTTCCTCTAAAGATCCTCCCAGTTCATTGCTCTGTAAgagtgaatcagatcagttag